Below is a genomic region from Hylemonella gracilis.
CCCCAGCCTCGGTCAACTTGAACAGCCCCCCTGGGCAGCCCCCCGTCGTTATCGGGGTGATTTCGGCCCGAAAACGTCGCGCGATCGGCAAGCAAGCCCAAAACTTGAACGGGGAAAAGCGCCCTAGGAATCCCGTTTCACCACAGATCACTTCGGGATTGGCAAGGTGGAGACACCCGGCATCGAACGTCATGACAACGCTGGGCTCGCAGCCGCCATGACTGCGCCACACAGCAAAAAGGGCTGGCACCGTTGCCGGTGCCAGCCCTGGAAAGCAGGGCCGGGAATGCACTTCCCCGCCCGACTCCCACCCCAACTTTTACTGCAGCAACTGCAGCACGCCCTGCGGAATCTGGTTGGCCTGGGCGATCATCGCCGTGCCCGCCTGTTGCAGGATCTGAGCACGCGACAGCGCCGCAGTTTCCGATGCAAAGTCCGCATCCTGGATCCGGCTGCGCGAGGCGGTCAAGTTCTCGGCCGTGATGTTCAGGTTGTTGATCGTCGAATCGAAGCGCGACTGCAGGGCACCCAGCTTGGCACGCTCACCGCTGATGAAGGCCAGGGCCGAGTCCACCGTCTTGATCGCGTCGTTGGCCTTGATCACCGAGGTCACGTCCAGGTCCGCCACCTTGTGCAGCGTCGACGACGTATCCGAGCCGATGTAGGCGTTAGAAGCAGCGACCGTGGCCGCATGGCTCAGCACGAAGGACTTGTTCGAGTCGAACGTCAGGTAGCCGCTCACGATGCTGTTCTGGGCGTTGGTGTCCGCCGCCAGGGTCATCGTGCTCACCGAAGCCAGCGCGCCAGAGGTGTCGGTCTTCATCTTGTTGACCGTCACGGCACCCGCGTTGATCACCGAGGTGTCGGACACCATGATGTCGTTGCCCGTGGAGTTGGTCAGGATGATGCCAGTGCCGGCCGCGTTCAGGCTGGCCGTCACACCCGTCTTGGACGCCTTGTCGTTGAAGGCCGAGATCGCCGCCGCCAGGCCGCTGGGCGTGTTCGACGTGTCGGTCAGGTTGAAGGTGATCGACTCGGGGTTGTTGCCGTTGTCCGAACGCAGGTTCAGCGTGTAAGCGCCCGTGGCCGCGAAGCTCAGCTGCGCATCCGTACGCGCCTCGGCCGTCACACCGGTGACCGACGTTTGCTGGTTGACCTTGGTGGCCACCGATTTGGCGGTCTCACTGAGCACCGTGGCAATCGCCGCGCTACCTGCCGCCGCATTGATCGTGAAGGTCTCGGCCAGGACGCCGTTGGCACCCCAGGTCGCACCGGACGCCACCGTTTGAACCGCCGCCACCGTGTTGATGCCTTGGTTGTTGCCGTACACGCTGGTGCGGGCGTTGGCCGTGGCCGCCACGATGGTCTGGTTGGCGTTGGCGCCAATCTGGAACTGGGCCGTGCCGAACGTGCCGTCCAGCAGCTTGGAGCCGTTGAACTCGGTGCTGGTGGAAATGCGGTCCAGTTCAGAAACAAGCTGGGCCACTTCCGAGTTCAGGGCCTGGCGGTCCGAGGCGCTGTTGGTGGCGTTGGCCGATTGCACGGCCAGTTCACGCACCCGCTGCAGGATGTCGCTGGCGGCCTTCAAGGCGCCTTCCGTGGTCTGCGCCAGGGACACGCCGTCGTTGGCGTTGCGCGCGGCTTGGTTCAGGCCACGGATCTGGCTGGTGAAGCGCTCGGAAATCGCCAAGCCAGCGGCGTCGTCCTTGGCGCTGTTGATGCGCAGACCGGACGACAGGCGTTGAATCGCCGTGGTCAGGGACTTGTCGCTGATGCCCTGGTAACGCTGAGCAGACAATGAATTGATATTGGTGTTAATGACGGCTGCCATTTGAAACTCCTGTGTGAAAAAAATAGCACTGGCTGCCACAGCTCCGTGCCGGCTGGTCTTCGTCCACTTTTTGCTGGGTGGCTCTTTGCAACATCTTTGAAACTCGCCTGAAGAGACTGGCCTCTCGATGCTTGCCGGGTTTTGAAACCCTGTGATCCGTTATCGTCCCGGCCTCACCGAACTTGAGCGGCACTGCATGACGCATCGCGATTTATCGCCGTAGCGCTTGTCAGCGCTGAATTCAAGGCGCTCTTAATCGGCAAGTTCGCCCAAAAACTTAAGCCGAAAAAACAAACTCCTGCCCCTTCTTCATCGAAGTTCGCCAAGGCTGGCAGAGTGGAAGCCCCCGGCATCGAACGTCGTGACGACGCTGGGCTCGCAGCCGCCATGACTGCGCCACACAGCAAAAAGGGCTGGCACCGTTGCCAGTGCCAGCCCTGGAAAGCAGGGCCGGGAATGCACTTCCCCGCCCGACTCCCACCCCAACTTTTACTGCAGCAGCTGCAGCACGCCCTGCGGAATCTGGTTGGCCTGGGCGATCATCGCCGTGCCCGCCTGTTGCAGGATCTGAGCACGCGACAGCGCCGCAGTTTCCGATGCAAAGTCCGCATCCTGGATCCGGCTGCGCGAGGCGGTCATGTTCTCGGCCGTGATGTTCAGGTTGTTGATCGTCGACTCAAAGCGCGACTGCAGGGCACCCAGCTTGGCACGCTCACCGCTGATGAAGGCCAGGGCCGAGTCCACCGTCTTGATCGCGTCGTTGGCCTTGATCACCGAGGTGATGTCCAGGTCCGCCACCTTGTGCAGCGTCGACGACGTGTCAAAGCCCACGTAGGCGTTGGAAGCAGCGACCGTGGCCGCATGGCTCAGCACGAAGGACTTGTTCGAGTCGAACGTCAGGTAGCCGCTCACGATGCTGTTCT
It encodes:
- a CDS encoding flagellin codes for the protein MAAVINTNINSLSAQRYQGISDKSLTTAIQRLSSGLRINSAKDDAAGLAISERFTSQIRGLNQAARNANDGVSLAQTTEGALKAASDILQRVRELAVQSANATNSASDRQALNSEVAQLVSELDRISTSTEFNGSKLLDGTFGTAQFQIGANANQTIVAATANARTSVYGNNQGINTVAAVQTVASGATWGANGVLAETFTINAAAGSAAIATVLSETAKSVATKVNQQTSVTGVTAEARTDAQLSFAATGAYTLNLRSDNGNNPESITFNLTDTSNTPSGLAAAISAFNDKASKTGVTASLNAAGTGIILTNSTGNDIMVSDTSVINAGAVTVNKMKTDTSGALASVSTMTLAADTNAQNSIVSGYLTFDSNKSFVLSHAATVAASNAYIGSDTSSTLHKVADLDVTSVIKANDAIKTVDSALAFISGERAKLGALQSRFDSTINNLNITAENLTASRSRIQDADFASETAALSRAQILQQAGTAMIAQANQIPQGVLQLLQ